One bacterium DNA segment encodes these proteins:
- a CDS encoding HAD hydrolase-like protein — MTSNKHTHLVLFDIDGTLVHCGATPRRVFKQALLEVFGTAGPIDNWIFDGKTDPMIVQELMEAAGVPCSKQMTERALNLYSSALQIELPKAPDKKIYPGVRELLEELGKHPVLLGLLTGNIKPGAKAKLESLDLWHHFPFGAFADDSSVRRELADIAVQRAFELSGQRFTAKQIVIIGDTEHDINCGRHLGVRTIGVGTGRSSAAKLLEHGADKAFEDFREHQEVARVILEA, encoded by the coding sequence GTGACCAGCAACAAACACACCCATCTGGTCCTCTTTGACATCGACGGAACTCTGGTGCACTGCGGGGCCACGCCCAGAAGGGTTTTCAAGCAGGCCCTGCTGGAGGTCTTCGGTACCGCCGGTCCGATAGACAACTGGATCTTTGACGGCAAGACCGACCCCATGATCGTGCAAGAACTGATGGAGGCCGCCGGGGTTCCCTGTTCTAAGCAAATGACAGAAAGGGCGCTGAATCTTTATTCCTCCGCCCTGCAAATAGAACTGCCCAAAGCGCCGGACAAAAAGATCTATCCCGGGGTGAGGGAGCTGCTGGAGGAGCTGGGCAAGCATCCGGTGCTGTTGGGGCTGCTGACCGGGAATATCAAACCAGGCGCCAAGGCCAAGCTGGAGTCCTTGGATTTGTGGCATCATTTCCCCTTCGGGGCGTTTGCCGACGACTCGTCCGTCCGCAGGGAGCTGGCGGACATAGCGGTGCAGAGGGCCTTTGAGCTTTCGGGGCAGAGATTCACCGCCAAACAGATCGTGATAATTGGCGACACCGAGCACGACATCAACTGCGGCCGGCACTTGGGGGTCAGAACTATTGGGGTGGGAACCGGGAGGAGTTCGGCAGCCAAGCTGTTGGAGCACGGGGCGGACAAGGCTTTTGAGGATTTCAGGGAACATCAAGAGGTAGCCAGGGTAATATTGGAAGCATGA
- a CDS encoding polyphosphate kinase 2 family protein, which yields MDPKKLSSKLLIKPGKKVNLEKIKPGDTLGFKDKEQAVKMLEKNQKRMAELQYLLYAQNKYGLLIVLQGMDACGKDGTVRQVMRGVNPQGCKIVSYKAPNSVELDHDYLWRIHHNVPPKGDIGIFNRSHYEDVLIVRVHNLVPKEVWSERYGQINDFEKMLAGNNYVVLKFFLHISKQEQKERLEARLQDPTKNWKMNPEDLKERAKWNDYQKAYEAALSNCSTKQAPWFVIPADKKWFRNLAISQIIVESLEGLNMKFPKPDFDPKKIVVK from the coding sequence ATGGACCCGAAAAAACTTTCGTCCAAACTTTTGATCAAGCCCGGAAAAAAAGTGAACCTGGAAAAGATCAAGCCCGGCGACACTTTGGGGTTCAAGGACAAGGAACAGGCCGTAAAGATGTTGGAGAAGAACCAGAAGCGGATGGCCGAGCTCCAGTACCTGCTGTATGCCCAGAACAAGTACGGCCTGCTGATAGTGCTGCAGGGCATGGATGCCTGCGGCAAGGACGGCACCGTGCGCCAGGTGATGCGGGGGGTGAACCCCCAGGGCTGCAAGATCGTCTCCTACAAGGCCCCCAACTCGGTGGAGCTGGACCACGACTACCTGTGGCGCATCCATCATAACGTGCCGCCCAAGGGGGATATCGGCATCTTCAACCGCTCGCACTACGAGGACGTGCTGATAGTAAGGGTCCACAACCTGGTTCCCAAGGAGGTCTGGTCGGAACGCTACGGCCAGATCAACGATTTTGAAAAAATGCTGGCAGGCAACAACTACGTGGTGCTGAAATTCTTTTTGCACATCAGCAAGCAGGAACAGAAGGAGCGGCTGGAGGCCCGGCTGCAGGATCCCACCAAGAATTGGAAGATGAACCCCGAGGACCTTAAGGAACGGGCCAAGTGGAACGATTACCAGAAGGCTTACGAGGCGGCCCTCTCCAACTGCAGCACCAAGCAGGCCCCCTGGTTCGTGATCCCGGCCGACAAGAAATGGTTCCGCAACCTGGCCATCTCCCAGATCATCGTGGAATCGCTGGAAGGGCTGAACATGAAGTTCCCCAAGCCGGATTTTGACCCCAAGAAAATAGTGGTAAAATAA
- a CDS encoding AAA family ATPase has protein sequence MTKIIAVANQKGGVGKTTTAINLAASLAVLEKTTLLVDLDPQANATSGLGQDKSQVERGIYDALMEGIPLAEIILPTALPKLMLAPSQIDLAGAEVEMVERQGREFLLKPLVEAAAGNFQYIIIDCPPSLGLLTINALTAAHSVLIPLQAEYYALEGLGQLMNTFDLVKEGLNPALELEGILLTMFDSRLNLAQQVADELHKHFPEKVYKAVINRSVRLAEAPSHGKPIILYDVNSQGAQGYLSLAREIVKAEKTRENQPPLQRGAAVAAKAENK, from the coding sequence ATGACAAAAATCATAGCCGTAGCCAACCAAAAAGGCGGGGTGGGAAAGACCACCACCGCCATCAACCTGGCCGCCAGCCTGGCGGTGCTGGAGAAGACAACCCTGCTGGTGGACCTTGATCCCCAGGCCAACGCCACCAGCGGCCTGGGCCAGGATAAATCCCAGGTGGAGCGGGGCATCTACGACGCGCTGATGGAGGGGATCCCGCTGGCCGAGATCATCCTGCCGACCGCCCTGCCCAAGCTGATGCTGGCCCCCTCGCAGATAGACCTGGCCGGGGCCGAGGTGGAGATGGTGGAGCGTCAGGGCCGGGAGTTCCTGCTTAAGCCCCTGGTGGAAGCGGCCGCCGGAAATTTCCAGTACATCATAATTGACTGCCCGCCCAGCCTGGGCCTGCTGACCATCAACGCGCTGACGGCGGCGCACAGCGTGCTGATCCCGCTCCAGGCCGAGTACTACGCGCTGGAGGGGCTGGGCCAGCTGATGAACACTTTTGACCTGGTGAAGGAGGGACTCAACCCGGCGCTGGAACTGGAGGGGATCCTTTTGACCATGTTCGACAGCCGGCTGAACCTGGCCCAGCAGGTGGCCGACGAACTGCACAAGCACTTTCCGGAGAAGGTCTATAAGGCCGTGATCAACCGCAGCGTGCGGCTGGCCGAGGCCCCGTCCCACGGAAAACCGATAATCCTTTACGATGTCAACTCCCAGGGGGCCCAGGGCTATTTGAGCCTGGCCCGGGAGATAGTGAAAGCCGAAAAAACAAGGGAAAACCAGCCACCGCTGCAGCGGGGTGCCGCTGTTGCGGCAAAGGCAGAAAACAAATAA
- a CDS encoding porin family protein has product MKKILVLVVLLGLGSLVSAQGLSFGIKGGLNLSSVNGDWAQGAESRSGLAAGGYLTLSLLPSFAIQPEVLYSQKGCKLSGDNAGVPWVGEYRINYAELPVMVKYSFGILIKPYILAGPYYAVKVGSSYELAEGDSTWTGSMDNVKDSDLGFVVGAGVSTPIKLSFEARYSNSFSTIIKDDADGTSYDWKNSNISVMVGYAIF; this is encoded by the coding sequence ATGAAAAAAATACTGGTCCTGGTTGTTTTGTTGGGCCTGGGTTCTCTGGTTTCGGCCCAGGGACTTTCTTTCGGGATAAAGGGCGGGTTGAATCTGTCCTCTGTGAATGGAGACTGGGCCCAGGGAGCCGAGTCGCGTTCCGGCCTGGCGGCCGGCGGCTATCTAACCCTTAGTTTGCTCCCATCCTTTGCGATTCAACCAGAGGTGCTGTATTCGCAAAAGGGCTGCAAGCTTTCCGGAGACAATGCCGGAGTCCCGTGGGTGGGTGAATACAGGATAAATTATGCGGAGCTCCCGGTAATGGTCAAATATTCTTTCGGGATACTGATCAAACCATATATATTGGCCGGCCCATACTATGCGGTCAAAGTTGGAAGTTCTTATGAATTGGCAGAGGGCGACAGCACCTGGACCGGGAGCATGGACAATGTCAAGGACTCGGATCTGGGTTTTGTCGTTGGTGCCGGTGTGTCCACGCCCATAAAACTTTCCTTTGAGGCTCGGTATAGCAACAGTTTTTCTACTATAATAAAGGACGATGCTGATGGAACATCGTATGATTGGAAAAATTCCAACATATCCGTCATGGTTGGTTACGCAATTTTCTAA
- the rsmG gene encoding 16S rRNA (guanine(527)-N(7))-methyltransferase RsmG: MSDQRLGISLEELSGATGREITPGQIQQLEQYARFVLDWNQKINLISRQNAEQTVAGHITDSLAALPLLDEAAISSPVPMTVMDLGSGGGFPGFPLKICRPGINLTCVEATQKKAKFLDLASQELALQNVTVVPQHSQELVKEKELLSKYDVVLCRAVAELKELVKSSFPFLRPGGVLLAFKAQKAEQEIKEAEKELAKQHMRIKTIKEYVIDGKTRQIIVLEKQ, from the coding sequence ATGTCAGACCAACGCCTTGGTATAAGCCTGGAAGAATTGTCGGGCGCGACCGGCCGGGAGATCACCCCCGGCCAGATCCAACAATTGGAACAATACGCCCGGTTTGTTTTGGACTGGAATCAGAAAATAAATCTGATCTCCCGCCAGAATGCGGAGCAGACAGTGGCCGGCCACATCACCGATTCGCTGGCGGCCCTGCCCCTGCTGGACGAGGCCGCCATTTCCAGCCCGGTTCCGATGACCGTTATGGACCTGGGCTCCGGCGGCGGGTTTCCCGGCTTTCCCCTGAAGATCTGCCGGCCCGGCATCAATTTGACCTGTGTGGAGGCCACCCAGAAGAAAGCGAAATTTTTGGACCTGGCGTCCCAGGAGCTGGCCTTGCAGAACGTAACGGTGGTTCCCCAGCATTCACAGGAGCTGGTCAAGGAGAAGGAATTGCTGAGCAAATACGATGTGGTGCTGTGCCGGGCGGTGGCCGAACTGAAGGAGCTGGTCAAGAGTTCGTTTCCTTTCCTGCGGCCGGGGGGTGTGCTGCTGGCCTTCAAGGCGCAGAAGGCGGAGCAGGAAATAAAGGAAGCGGAAAAAGAGCTGGCCAAACAGCACATGCGAATAAAAACCATCAAAGAATATGTCATTGACGGGAAAACCCGGCAGATAATTGTGCTGGAAAAACAGTAG